One part of the Bacteroidota bacterium genome encodes these proteins:
- the ccsA gene encoding cytochrome c biogenesis protein CcsA, which translates to MIFKIILGIGLTLVIIAGIALPMVPNPSSFFELPIVPGLEDKARIIFFHVPTAWVCVIAFITSLIYGIQYLRTKEILYDIKSVTAAGLGFLFCILATVTGAIWSKFSWGAFWNWDPRQTSIFVLLLIYGAYFALRSSIEVEEKRASLSAVYSIIAGLTVPFFIFIIPRIVSSLHPDPIINPQGKIHMNPTMLVIFIASLTGFTAVYYWMFNLRVRFAKLQYQQQSKEQD; encoded by the coding sequence ATGATATTTAAAATAATATTAGGCATTGGACTGACGTTAGTGATAATCGCAGGGATCGCATTACCGATGGTTCCCAATCCAAGTTCATTTTTTGAATTACCAATTGTTCCGGGACTCGAGGACAAAGCGAGAATCATATTCTTTCACGTCCCGACAGCGTGGGTTTGCGTAATTGCATTCATAACATCTCTCATTTATGGGATTCAATATTTGAGGACTAAAGAAATATTATATGATATCAAGTCGGTTACGGCTGCCGGATTAGGATTTTTGTTTTGTATATTAGCAACTGTAACGGGTGCAATTTGGTCGAAGTTTAGTTGGGGTGCTTTCTGGAATTGGGATCCACGCCAAACTTCTATATTTGTATTGCTGCTTATTTACGGTGCCTACTTCGCACTTCGGTCTTCGATTGAAGTTGAGGAAAAGCGTGCCTCTCTTTCGGCGGTCTATTCAATTATTGCAGGACTAACAGTTCCTTTCTTTATTTTTATAATACCTCGTATCGTCTCGAGTTTACATCCCGACCCCATCATAAATCCACAAGGGAAGATTCACATGAATCCTACGATGCTCGTAATCTTCATCGCATCGCTTACGGGTTTCACGGCTGTTTATTATTGGATGTTTAATTTGAGAGTACGTTTTGCAAAATTACAGTATCAACAACAATCGAAGGAACAGGACTAA
- the bamD gene encoding outer membrane protein assembly factor BamD — protein sequence MKLFYSIMKAVLTITTLTLFISCSSSKVEKSLTAEEHFDLGMNEFNDANYLEAINEFTVITLQFPGSAVSDDAQFYLGECRFMREEYLLASYEYEVLKKNMPASPLVSQAQYKIALCNYQLSPKYSLDQSFALKAIDEFQAFIEYFPADTLVTNAETKIYELRDRLAEKEYQTAVLYMKMEYYKAATIYFDNVLENYHDSQYAEKSYVGKIETLMKRKKREEAFAEAEKLFSRYPNTTYRGKIDSLLKGSL from the coding sequence ATGAAATTATTTTATTCGATAATGAAAGCTGTTTTAACAATTACAACTTTAACATTATTCATATCGTGCAGTTCATCGAAAGTAGAAAAGAGTTTAACTGCCGAAGAGCATTTTGATTTGGGAATGAACGAGTTTAATGATGCAAATTATCTCGAAGCAATCAACGAGTTCACTGTTATAACTTTGCAGTTTCCCGGTAGTGCAGTATCCGATGATGCACAGTTTTATTTGGGTGAATGTCGTTTCATGCGAGAAGAGTATTTGCTTGCTTCTTATGAGTATGAAGTTCTAAAAAAAAATATGCCCGCCAGTCCGTTAGTGTCGCAAGCCCAATATAAAATCGCACTGTGTAATTATCAGCTATCACCAAAATATTCTCTTGATCAATCGTTTGCTTTAAAAGCCATCGATGAGTTTCAGGCATTCATCGAATATTTTCCTGCCGATACGTTAGTTACGAACGCTGAAACCAAAATTTATGAATTGCGTGATAGGTTAGCGGAAAAGGAATATCAAACAGCCGTTCTCTACATGAAAATGGAATATTACAAAGCGGCGACAATATATTTCGATAATGTTTTAGAGAATTATCACGATAGCCAATATGCTGAAAAATCTTATGTCGGCAAAATCGAAACATTGATGAAACGTAAAAAACGCGAAGAAGCTTTTGCTGAAGCTGAAAAATTATTTTCACGTTATCCAAATACAACCTATCGAGGGAAAATAGATTCGTTACTCAAAGGTTCGTTATGA
- a CDS encoding T9SS type A sorting domain-containing protein, translating into MRKIFSRWLMIAGITATNNIPVFSQPYKQLEGINLQKTQGIKVIDRKLLDVNNISSYFRNNGEFYSDHATWGPGFEWPKGSGINAIFSSALWIGAKYKDSDTTKDIRVATAGHFGSEYRPGRIDSKTGFPDDYTKPEYKIYKVQPNFDSPNSNPDYLNWPIEQGAPWIDLDSDGKWNPLKDKPGIQFPFGYTIPDMILFYVYNDADPAAHNWVWGRSKPLGAEVRKTAWAYTSLPSVQFLRFQIYNKSSRSWDSTYLSLWSDPDLGIYTDDYAGCDIGLDSRGKRHDLGYCYNGNDDDSPNGYGENPPAVGFKLLKGPIALNIITAFSVSCNPGQGGCINYGPHVPASFIQTYNQMMGLTPGGKPVISPYGDTTKFMFSGDPVTGSGWLNQQSWGPTDIRFLMSTGPFNMASGDSQDVIFASLIAQGSDRLNSITKLRELSTNIRYIYENSFQSLPIVKWNSRYLSSDSTSIAVTVKAQDAKAVKAILYRDHDGFQKVFNLYDDGLHNDGTANDGVFGNNINIYQFKIPCKLSLEVEQINGEKIIWQDVATHITTAGPMQIVDFKIISDNLNADGNANPGENIRCTFGIKNLSRDTLANFSVSYFPLTKNIQFYKDSLPVIFSGNLIQNSGIFLDAAKFISFNITKNAMVDGTEKILFRIVDKFLNVWYDTVKIIIHKPHFPPQEIFSTQQTGEAEGAFGLRIINPELLKNHNYLITIENFQNSTLFNLVNSTTNESLLLKHPLPDEFGHNIPVTEGFKITRGTTTTNKGLKNWKYTPSSNIWFTGIRGRTMDLNIDRKGFITYPRIGTYTNITSGLSIDSLRYVEIHFDKKYTQKAYRYISGFQIRPPRKIINSDFRPFVIDSIGFGYLYQDYQQFRLGITDSGFVVPFTVWEVDAKEKKLRQLDVGIVERNDTLYRWKKISPSDSVKEYIYTGNVDGRWNPSPDLKIGNTFYQHYDGDEVILIYSSNYSDTTKPQYSFRKSDMREKFPQLPLMYLVAMRRTNLEKDFNDGDFLRINPYYPLREGDIFSFNPVDLKEVVVPSNYRLTQNYPNPFNAGTVIEYGLPVSGKVTLEVYNILGQIIAILIDVEEKVEGNYSVNWDGKTVRGTFVSTGVYFYRISVLGENSSFAQTKKMIVIR; encoded by the coding sequence ATGAGGAAAATATTTTCGCGATGGCTTATGATTGCCGGTATTACAGCTACTAACAACATTCCTGTTTTTTCACAACCTTACAAACAGTTGGAGGGAATTAATCTACAAAAAACCCAAGGGATAAAAGTAATCGATCGGAAATTGTTAGACGTAAACAATATTTCATCATATTTCAGAAATAATGGAGAATTTTATTCCGATCATGCTACTTGGGGACCTGGGTTTGAATGGCCTAAAGGGAGTGGGATTAATGCTATATTTTCTTCTGCTTTGTGGATTGGAGCAAAGTATAAAGATTCTGATACGACTAAAGACATACGAGTAGCAACTGCAGGACATTTTGGAAGCGAATATAGACCAGGAAGAATTGATTCAAAGACAGGTTTCCCCGATGATTATACAAAACCAGAATATAAAATTTATAAAGTCCAACCGAATTTTGATTCTCCTAACTCAAATCCAGATTATCTAAATTGGCCTATCGAACAGGGTGCACCCTGGATTGATCTGGACAGTGATGGTAAATGGAATCCCCTCAAAGATAAGCCAGGAATACAATTTCCATTTGGTTACACAATTCCCGATATGATTTTGTTTTATGTGTACAACGATGCAGACCCAGCGGCTCATAATTGGGTTTGGGGAAGGTCGAAGCCATTAGGTGCTGAGGTAAGAAAAACCGCTTGGGCTTATACATCTTTGCCTAGTGTTCAGTTTTTAAGATTTCAGATTTATAACAAAAGTTCACGGTCATGGGATAGTACATATTTAAGTTTGTGGTCGGACCCAGATTTGGGAATTTATACCGATGATTATGCTGGATGTGATATAGGATTAGATTCAAGAGGTAAAAGACACGATTTGGGTTATTGCTATAATGGTAACGACGATGATAGTCCGAATGGATATGGGGAGAATCCGCCAGCAGTCGGTTTTAAGTTGCTTAAAGGACCTATTGCATTAAATATAATTACTGCATTTAGTGTTTCCTGTAATCCAGGTCAGGGGGGATGTATAAATTATGGTCCGCACGTTCCAGCCTCTTTTATTCAAACATATAATCAAATGATGGGGTTAACACCGGGTGGCAAACCAGTGATATCCCCCTACGGGGATACTACTAAATTTATGTTCAGTGGAGATCCGGTTACGGGTTCTGGTTGGCTTAATCAACAATCTTGGGGACCAACTGATATCAGATTTTTAATGTCAACAGGTCCATTCAATATGGCATCGGGAGATTCACAAGACGTAATATTCGCATCTTTGATTGCGCAAGGTTCAGACCGTTTAAACTCAATTACAAAATTGCGTGAACTTTCGACTAATATCCGTTATATATACGAAAATAGTTTCCAAAGCTTACCGATTGTAAAATGGAACTCAAGATATTTATCGAGTGATTCAACCTCCATCGCAGTAACCGTGAAAGCACAAGATGCAAAAGCTGTAAAGGCTATATTATACCGAGATCACGATGGATTCCAAAAAGTATTTAATCTATACGACGATGGACTGCATAACGATGGTACAGCAAACGATGGTGTATTTGGTAATAATATCAATATCTATCAATTTAAAATCCCTTGTAAATTATCTCTTGAAGTTGAGCAGATAAACGGAGAAAAAATAATATGGCAGGATGTAGCAACTCATATTACAACTGCTGGTCCGATGCAAATAGTAGATTTTAAAATTATATCAGATAACCTCAATGCAGATGGAAATGCAAACCCGGGTGAAAATATAAGATGCACATTCGGAATTAAAAATTTATCAAGAGATACACTTGCTAACTTTTCGGTGAGTTATTTTCCTTTAACTAAAAATATACAGTTCTATAAGGACTCGTTGCCAGTGATTTTTAGTGGTAATTTAATCCAAAACAGCGGTATCTTTTTGGATGCGGCAAAATTTATATCATTTAATATTACAAAAAACGCAATGGTCGATGGCACAGAAAAGATATTATTTCGAATTGTAGATAAATTTTTAAACGTGTGGTATGATACAGTCAAAATCATAATTCATAAACCTCACTTCCCACCTCAGGAAATATTTTCAACTCAACAAACCGGAGAAGCTGAAGGTGCATTCGGTTTGCGTATAATCAATCCTGAATTACTAAAAAACCATAATTACCTGATAACCATAGAAAATTTTCAAAATTCAACTCTGTTTAATTTGGTCAACAGTACCACAAATGAATCTTTGTTACTTAAACACCCATTACCAGACGAATTTGGGCATAATATACCTGTTACTGAGGGTTTTAAAATAACGCGCGGTACAACAACAACGAATAAAGGACTCAAAAATTGGAAATATACTCCATCATCTAATATTTGGTTTACAGGGATTAGAGGGCGAACGATGGATTTAAATATTGATCGCAAAGGATTTATTACTTATCCTCGTATCGGCACATATACAAACATAACAAGCGGGTTAAGTATTGATAGTTTGAGATATGTAGAAATTCATTTCGATAAAAAATATACACAAAAAGCTTATAGATACATATCAGGATTTCAAATAAGGCCGCCTCGTAAAATAATCAATTCGGATTTTAGACCATTCGTAATTGACTCAATCGGTTTTGGATATCTATATCAAGATTATCAGCAATTTCGACTCGGTATAACCGATAGCGGATTTGTTGTCCCCTTCACTGTATGGGAGGTTGACGCAAAAGAAAAGAAGCTGAGACAATTAGATGTGGGTATTGTAGAGAGGAACGATACGCTTTATAGATGGAAGAAAATTTCTCCGTCGGATTCTGTAAAAGAATATATTTACACAGGGAATGTGGATGGTAGATGGAATCCGTCACCCGACCTGAAAATCGGAAATACTTTTTATCAGCATTACGACGGCGACGAAGTAATACTAATTTATTCATCTAATTATAGCGATACTACCAAGCCTCAATATAGTTTCCGAAAAAGTGATATGAGGGAAAAGTTTCCTCAACTACCCTTAATGTATTTGGTAGCGATGAGGCGAACGAATTTGGAAAAAGATTTTAACGATGGTGATTTCTTAAGAATAAACCCATATTATCCATTACGTGAAGGAGATATTTTCTCATTCAATCCCGTTGACTTAAAAGAAGTGGTAGTTCCCTCCAATTATCGGCTCACACAAAACTATCCCAATCCATTCAACGCAGGGACAGTAATCGAATACGGTTTACCGGTTAGCGGTAAAGTTACACTCGAAGTTTACAACATACTCGGACAAATAATTGCAATACTGATTGATGTGGAAGAGAAGGTAGAAGGAAATTACTCGGTTAACTGGGATGGGAAAACTGTACGCGGAACATTTGTATCGACAGGTGTTTATTTTTACCGCATCTCAGTTTTGGGGGAGAATAGCAGCTTCGCTCAAACAAAGAAGATGATAGTAATCAGATGA
- a CDS encoding heme exporter protein CcmB, which translates to MNKIFNINSALTIFIKDFRSELRTRYALNALIMFVITTLAIILFAVANETPSIEISAGILWIVIFFSAMSGMARTFVSEEERGTVMTLHLIAKPSTVFFGKLLFNLILLFLMNIFTVVLYLILIPSFIIKSYDIFLLTIFLGTIGLSAASTIIAAIIAKSNTKGTLYPVLSFPILLPLLMIVIKSTKSALEGIEIAKAMGDFQVMIAYFVVIIAVSYLLFDYVWKD; encoded by the coding sequence ATGAATAAAATCTTCAACATAAATTCTGCACTCACGATATTTATCAAAGACTTCCGTTCGGAATTACGCACCCGTTACGCTTTGAACGCTTTGATTATGTTCGTAATTACTACTCTTGCAATAATCTTATTTGCCGTCGCAAACGAAACTCCTTCAATCGAAATATCTGCAGGAATTCTATGGATAGTAATTTTCTTCTCTGCGATGTCGGGAATGGCACGCACTTTCGTAAGCGAAGAGGAGAGGGGAACTGTGATGACACTTCATCTCATTGCTAAACCATCCACTGTATTTTTCGGTAAATTGTTGTTCAACTTAATACTGTTATTTCTGATGAATATATTTACGGTGGTGTTGTATCTTATTTTAATTCCGAGTTTTATAATAAAAAGCTATGATATTTTCCTGCTAACAATATTTTTGGGAACTATTGGCTTATCTGCCGCATCAACAATAATTGCTGCCATAATTGCAAAATCGAACACAAAGGGGACACTTTATCCTGTGCTTTCATTCCCAATTCTGTTACCATTACTAATGATTGTAATAAAATCTACTAAATCGGCACTCGAAGGTATTGAGATTGCCAAAGCAATGGGCGATTTTCAGGTTATGATAGCTTATTTTGTAGTAATTATTGCTGTATCGTATTTGTTATTCGATTATGTTTGGAAAGATTAA
- a CDS encoding response regulator: protein MQENKIVILLVEDNKDFARLVEIYLKKFEKDKFIIIWRENGTAALQEAENNKEIDIVLMDYFLPGMNGLEITKVMQEKHINLPIIFLTVNKDFELALEVLRYKVDDYLVKEEITSPVLPKTIIEILEKQKLKNQLMELEVKQKRVEVLQNIVAQVVKNISEPLQTIGQQVQHLNSNPDNEEVKPYLKIISDNFQRVISKFEKIKNLKQDKTITYIKGIKMIDLTE from the coding sequence ATGCAAGAAAATAAAATTGTTATATTGCTCGTTGAAGATAACAAAGATTTTGCGAGATTGGTAGAGATTTATTTAAAAAAATTTGAAAAAGATAAGTTCATAATAATATGGCGTGAAAACGGTACAGCGGCTTTGCAAGAAGCAGAGAACAACAAAGAAATCGACATTGTGCTGATGGATTATTTTTTACCGGGAATGAACGGGCTGGAAATCACTAAAGTGATGCAAGAAAAGCATATTAATTTACCGATAATATTTTTAACAGTAAATAAAGATTTTGAACTGGCTCTCGAAGTACTACGGTACAAGGTCGATGACTATCTGGTCAAAGAGGAAATTACTTCACCGGTGCTTCCAAAAACTATCATCGAAATTTTAGAAAAACAGAAATTAAAAAACCAATTGATGGAATTGGAAGTAAAACAAAAACGCGTCGAAGTATTGCAAAATATTGTAGCGCAAGTGGTGAAAAATATTTCTGAACCACTACAGACAATCGGCCAACAAGTTCAACATCTCAATTCTAATCCTGATAATGAGGAGGTAAAACCCTATTTGAAAATAATAAGCGATAACTTTCAGAGGGTTATTAGTAAATTCGAAAAGATAAAAAATCTGAAGCAGGACAAAACTATTACATACATCAAAGGGATAAAAATGATAGATTTAACAGAATAA
- a CDS encoding acyl-CoA thioesterase — translation MKKACKNVKESQIEMTELVLPNDTNQLGNLLGGRLMHWMDIAAAIAAQRHTNRVCVTAAVDQMEFHHPIRLGEIVNLKASVNRAFNTSLEVGVKVIAENQLTGGSKIANSAYFTFVALDELKNRVKVCAIKPQSREEKRRYKEAAIRRKHRLAGIRTGGS, via the coding sequence ATGAAAAAAGCTTGTAAAAATGTGAAGGAATCTCAGATAGAAATGACCGAGCTTGTCCTTCCGAACGACACTAATCAATTAGGAAATTTATTAGGCGGACGATTAATGCATTGGATGGATATTGCTGCTGCAATCGCCGCACAACGGCATACAAACCGAGTTTGTGTAACTGCCGCTGTCGATCAAATGGAATTTCATCATCCAATCAGATTGGGAGAAATTGTGAACTTAAAAGCTTCTGTGAATCGGGCTTTTAATACATCTTTGGAAGTAGGCGTTAAGGTGATTGCTGAAAATCAACTTACCGGAGGGTCGAAAATTGCTAACTCCGCTTATTTTACTTTTGTTGCACTTGACGAACTTAAAAACCGGGTAAAGGTCTGCGCCATAAAACCCCAATCCAGAGAAGAGAAACGGCGTTATAAAGAGGCAGCTATCAGACGAAAGCATAGATTAGCGGGTATCCGAACTGGAGGATCGTAA
- a CDS encoding ABC transporter ATP-binding protein, whose product MDIKLEIQNIKKIFNGRKVFSDINFKLENKSALAITGRNGSGKSTLVKILAGVLSPTNGQVDFYLNGKSIDVQNRFQYFGFVAPYLQMYDEFTAMENLELFARIRSIEVDKDYIDLLLKRVNLYERKDSYVREYSSGMKQRLKYAFALLHKPPLLILDEPRSNLDAEGIAVVYQIIQEQKQSGCVIVATNDSEDIQFCNQEIDLNQFRNKAK is encoded by the coding sequence ATGGATATAAAATTAGAGATTCAAAATATAAAAAAGATATTTAACGGCAGGAAAGTATTTTCCGATATTAATTTTAAGTTAGAGAATAAATCCGCTTTAGCAATTACCGGACGAAATGGTTCCGGGAAATCGACGCTTGTGAAAATACTTGCCGGTGTCCTTTCGCCGACAAACGGGCAGGTGGACTTTTATCTGAACGGCAAGTCGATTGATGTACAGAACCGCTTTCAATATTTTGGATTTGTCGCCCCCTATCTTCAGATGTATGACGAGTTTACTGCTATGGAAAACCTTGAACTGTTTGCACGTATCCGGAGTATCGAAGTGGACAAAGATTATATCGACTTACTTCTGAAACGAGTAAATCTTTACGAACGGAAGGATAGCTATGTTCGCGAGTATTCTTCAGGGATGAAACAGCGTTTAAAATATGCTTTTGCTTTATTACACAAGCCGCCACTTCTTATACTCGATGAACCTCGCTCAAATTTAGATGCCGAAGGAATAGCGGTGGTCTATCAGATTATACAGGAACAGAAACAAAGCGGCTGCGTGATTGTTGCAACGAACGATTCTGAAGATATTCAATTCTGCAATCAAGAAATTGATCTTAACCAATTCAGAAATAAAGCGAAATGA
- a CDS encoding CcmD family protein translates to MEFLNQNSLYIVLIITLICWFGIFGYLLSLNKKINKLEEKINKE, encoded by the coding sequence ATGGAATTTTTAAATCAGAACTCATTATACATTGTATTGATTATAACTTTGATTTGCTGGTTTGGCATTTTTGGATACCTTCTATCGTTGAATAAGAAAATAAATAAATTAGAAGAAAAAATTAATAAAGAATAA
- a CDS encoding cytochrome c maturation protein CcmE produces the protein MKIKVIVASVIIVGALIFGASSFLESNVEYGTFSDAMATTKKIQVNGEWVKDIPTSFDIDKGQFIFYMKDIDGKAMKVVYDGAKPNNFEIATSVVIKGKYNKDYFHASEILTKCPSKYEADPNAAKQTM, from the coding sequence ATGAAAATAAAAGTAATTGTAGCCAGCGTAATAATCGTTGGTGCTTTGATATTTGGTGCATCTTCGTTTTTGGAGAGTAATGTTGAGTATGGAACTTTTTCGGACGCAATGGCTACCACCAAAAAGATACAAGTTAACGGGGAGTGGGTAAAAGATATTCCAACTTCGTTCGATATTGATAAGGGGCAGTTTATTTTTTATATGAAGGATATCGACGGAAAGGCGATGAAGGTAGTGTACGACGGTGCGAAACCGAACAATTTCGAGATTGCCACAAGTGTTGTAATAAAAGGAAAATATAACAAGGATTATTTCCACGCTTCCGAAATATTGACCAAGTGTCCGTCGAAGTACGAAGCCGACCCGAACGCAGCAAAGCAAACAATGTAA
- a CDS encoding VCBS repeat-containing protein: MYSQRHPSTFSTVIGLNVSRGNEYLLKGDFNGDGVTDIASYGSKFISISFAINDSTEWDTKSFLTDFKIMSAVTADFNKDGHDDIAALSADKRLLKIYLSRKPDSLVYKWKTEFAQSYDFIKTADINYDGKADILLYGKNVLGLTVLLGRGDGTFRPPQVILSDYSFSSVGVHDFNGDDLPDLFCVNWVSNEVQLFSSYAQLRYLLPSTITFSDEPHEVTPAFINPDDLIDLIVTFKDKPILKTYLGNGFGNFELYQNLELLYPVDKILGDDINNTGSIDLLLFNKTFKYLSLWQKDTTGLFAVRTIYSAGKNPNDVFLFTNRTSDYLSLAIASPLEKKIFLVDNSNSNSQLNSEANYITGLLPTGLRAYDVTKNGNIDIILANQGSKSVSYFENKGGGVFTGQVSFPIASEKPNSLTVLHKNSDRMYAITSHSSTSQIAVTEIDFTDYTSSTYAISTSPFPTVMDVTVSKSTGFLNIFVNTTEPEQKYFQFFNFEQIGKTKYLEKELLNLETPKIRGGFILNAAQSVGNNFIYIKEISNNNLNLCSKNTNGTQKPTKGKCYYSIKDTTIQKVLFSKGDLNNDKYQDLIIYSPSSKELLLSLNNNDTSFYQPHQRLKNIKLNSVSDVQVCDFDGDNKNDLIVANYHTRTLQLYSGKGDGSFSPPKRLLGIEAVSSFVVSDFNNDMIPDLALSYSEDGFIKIIYGQK, from the coding sequence ATGTATTCTCAACGACATCCCTCCACTTTTTCTACCGTCATCGGTTTGAATGTTAGCAGGGGAAACGAATATTTACTCAAAGGCGATTTTAACGGCGACGGTGTTACTGATATTGCTTCTTATGGTTCTAAATTTATTTCAATCTCTTTTGCTATTAACGATTCTACCGAATGGGACACAAAATCGTTCTTAACTGATTTTAAAATTATGAGTGCTGTAACCGCCGATTTTAACAAAGATGGTCACGATGATATTGCTGCCTTATCTGCTGATAAGCGTTTATTGAAAATTTACCTCTCACGCAAGCCCGATTCTCTAGTTTATAAATGGAAAACTGAGTTTGCACAGAGTTACGATTTCATCAAAACTGCGGATATAAATTATGATGGCAAAGCAGATATTTTACTCTACGGTAAAAATGTTCTCGGCTTAACTGTTTTATTGGGCCGCGGTGATGGTACATTCAGACCACCTCAGGTCATTTTATCCGATTATTCTTTCAGTTCAGTCGGTGTGCATGATTTTAACGGTGATGACCTGCCTGATCTATTTTGTGTTAATTGGGTTTCGAATGAAGTTCAATTATTTTCATCCTATGCACAGTTGAGATATCTCTTACCATCGACTATAACTTTCAGCGATGAACCTCATGAAGTAACGCCGGCATTTATCAACCCCGATGATTTGATCGATTTGATTGTAACTTTTAAAGATAAACCTATTTTGAAAACTTATTTAGGTAATGGTTTCGGAAATTTTGAACTCTATCAAAATTTAGAACTCCTCTATCCCGTCGATAAAATTTTGGGAGATGATATTAATAACACGGGCTCTATCGATTTACTCCTCTTTAACAAAACTTTTAAATATCTTTCGCTTTGGCAAAAAGATACAACAGGTTTGTTTGCCGTAAGAACCATTTATAGTGCGGGTAAAAATCCTAATGATGTATTCTTGTTTACTAATCGGACATCAGATTATCTAAGTCTTGCGATTGCATCACCTCTTGAAAAAAAAATATTTCTAGTTGATAATTCAAATTCAAATTCCCAACTTAATAGCGAAGCTAATTACATTACCGGATTGCTTCCAACCGGTTTACGTGCATACGATGTAACAAAAAACGGAAATATAGATATAATTCTCGCAAATCAAGGTTCCAAATCTGTTTCTTATTTTGAGAACAAAGGCGGGGGTGTTTTTACAGGACAGGTAAGTTTCCCGATCGCAAGTGAAAAACCAAACTCTCTCACAGTCCTTCATAAAAATTCTGATCGGATGTATGCAATTACTTCGCATTCATCAACTTCACAGATAGCTGTTACAGAAATTGATTTTACAGATTACACCAGTTCGACTTATGCGATATCAACAAGTCCGTTTCCGACAGTTATGGATGTTACAGTATCAAAATCAACAGGATTTTTAAATATTTTTGTTAATACAACTGAACCCGAACAAAAATACTTTCAATTCTTCAATTTCGAACAGATTGGTAAAACAAAATATCTTGAAAAGGAGCTGTTAAATTTAGAGACTCCCAAAATACGGGGCGGTTTTATTTTAAATGCTGCACAATCTGTCGGAAATAATTTTATTTACATTAAAGAAATATCTAATAATAATCTGAACTTATGCTCGAAAAATACAAACGGTACGCAGAAACCTACCAAAGGCAAATGTTACTATTCAATTAAAGATACCACGATCCAAAAAGTTCTGTTCAGCAAAGGTGATTTGAATAATGACAAGTATCAAGATTTGATTATTTATTCACCAAGTTCAAAAGAATTGTTACTATCACTCAACAACAACGATACTTCCTTTTATCAACCGCATCAAAGATTAAAAAACATAAAGCTGAATAGCGTTTCCGATGTACAGGTTTGTGATTTTGATGGTGATAATAAAAACGATTTGATAGTTGCAAATTACCACACCCGGACGTTACAGCTTTATTCAGGAAAAGGTGATGGTAGTTTCTCGCCACCTAAACGTTTGTTAGGTATCGAAGCTGTCAGCAGTTTTGTAGTAAGCGATTTCAACAACGATATGATTCCTGATTTGGCATTAAGTTACTCTGAAGACGGTTTTATTAAAATTATTTACGGACAAAAATAG